Proteins co-encoded in one Malus domestica chromosome 09, GDT2T_hap1 genomic window:
- the LOC103400602 gene encoding callose synthase 12: protein MSIRQGTPSSASDPDSEPYNIIPVHNLLSDHPSLRFPEVRAAAVSLHAVGNLRRPPYAQWQPHMDLLDWLALFFGFQYDNVRNQREHIVLHLANAQMRLNPPPDNIDTLDGAVVRKFRKKLLKNYTSWCSYLGKKSSIGISDLPREAAADQRRELLYVSLYLLIWGEAANLRFVPECLCFIFHNMALELNKILEDYIDEQTGQPVMPSTSGENAFLNGVVKPIYETIRAEVESSKNGTAPHSVWRNYDDINEYFWSKRCFDKLRWPVDVGSNFFVTSSKSRHVGKTGFVEQRSFWNLFRSFDKLWIMLIMFLQAAIIVAWEEREYPWQALEEKEVQVKVLTVFFTWAGLRFLQSLLDVGMQYSLVSRETLGLGVRMVLKSIVAAGWIVVFGVFYGRIWTQRIQDGNWSTQANNRVVNFLAVAAVFLLPELLALVLFILPWVRNFLENSNWKIFYILSWWFQSKTFVGRGLREGLVDNFKYTLFWIFLLATKFSFSYFMQIKPLIRPSKELIKLKNVNYEMYQFFGNSNKLAVVLLWLPVVLIYLMDLQLFYSIYSSLVGVGVGLFAHLGEIRNIGQLRLRFQFFASAIQFNLMPEEQLLNARGTLRSKFNDAIHRLKLRYGLGRPYKKLESNQVEATRFALIWNEIILIFREEDIVSDSELELLELPQNSWNVRVIRWPCFLLCNELLLALSQAKELVDAPDKWLWYKICKNEYRRCAVIEAYDCVKHLLLDIVKRNTEEHSIMTAFFQEIDHSLQIEKFTKTFKTTALPQLHAKLIKLVELLKNPKQDTNCVVNTLQALYEIAIRDFFKEKRSTEQLMEDGLAPHNQGSSAGLLFENAVELPDLNNVLFYRQVRRLHTILTSRDSMQNIPVNLEARRRIAFFSNSLFMNMPHAPQVEKMMSFSVLTPYYSEEVLYNKEQLRTENEDGISILYYLQTIYVDEWKNFMERMRREGMGSDDEIWSTKLRELRLWASYRGQTLTKTVRGMMYYYRALKMLAFLDSASEMDIREGSQELGSMMRDIGLDGLTSERSPSSRSLSRTNSCVNSLYKGHEYGTALMKFTYVVACQIYGTQKAKKDPHADEILYLMKTNEALRVAYVDEVSIGREEKEYYSVLVKYDQKLEKEVEIYRIKLPGPLKLGEGKPENQNHAIIFTRGDAVQTIDMNQDNYFEEALKMRNLLEEYKRYYGIRKPTILGVREHIFTGSVSSLAWFMSAQETSFVTLGQRVLANPLKIRMHYGHPDVFDRFWFMTRGGLSKASRVINISEDIFAGFNCTLRGGNVTHHEYIQVGKGRDVGFNQVSMFEAKVASGNGEQVLSRDVYRLGHRLDFLRMLSFFYTTVGFFFNTMVVVLTVYAFLWGRLYLALSGLEGSILENDSSNRALATVLNQQFIIQLGVFTALPMIVENSLEHGFLNAIWDFLTMQLQLSSVFYTFSMGTRTHFFGRTILHGGAKYRATGRGFVVQHKSFAENYRLYARSHFVKAIELGLILIVYASHSPVAKGTFIYIAMTITSWFLVMSWFMAPFVFNPSGFDWLKTVDDFDDFMNWIWYRGSVFAKAEQSWERWWYEEQDHLRTTGLWGKFVEIILDLRFFFFQYGVVYQLGIAAGSTSIAVYLLSWIYVFVAFAIFVVIAYARDRYAAKDHIYYRMVQFLVIKLALLVIIALLEFTEFKFIDIFTSLLAFIPTGWGLLLIAQVFRPCLQRTILWAVIVSVARLYDILFGVIVMTPVAVLSWFPGFQSMQTRILFNEAFSRGLRIFQIVMGKNSKSDKI, encoded by the exons ATGAGTATCCGGCAGGGTACTCCATCGTCCGCCTCCGACCCCGACTCGGAGCCCTACAACATCATCCCCGTCCATAACCTCCTATCCGACCACCCCTCCCTTCGCTTCCCCGAGGTGCGCGCTGCCGCCGTCTCCCTACACGCCGTCGGCAACCTCCGCCGTCCTCCTTACGCCCAATGGCAGCCTCACATGGACCTCCTCGACTGGCTCGCCCTCTTCTTCGGCTTCCAATACGACAACGTCCGCAACCAGCGCGAGCACATCGTCCTCCACCTCGCCAACGCTCAAATGCGCCTCAATCCTCCCCCGGACAACATCGACACCCTCGACGGCGCCGTTGTGAGGAAATTCCGGAAGAAGTTGCTCAAGAATTACACCAGCTGGTGCTCCTATTTGGGGAAAAAGTCTAGCATTGGGATATCTGACCTACCGCGCGAGGCCGCCGCCGACCAGCGCCGGGAGCTGCTGTACGTGTCGCTGTACCTGCTTATCTGGGGCGAGGCGGCGAATCTGAGGTTCGTCCCTGAGTGCTTGTGCTTTATTTTTCATAACATGGCCTTGGAATTGAATAAGATCTTGGAGGATTATATTGATGAGCAGACGGGTCAGCCCGTGATGCCTTCGACTTCGGGGGAGAATGCGTTCTTGAATGGTGTTGTGAAACCCATTTACGAGACGATTCGAGCCGAGGTGGAGAGCAGCAAGAATGGGACTGCCCCTCATAGTGTTTGGAGAAACTATGATGATATCAATGAGTATTTCTGGAGTAAGAGGTGTTTTGACAAGCTCAGGTGGCCTGTTGATGTTGGGAGTAACTTTTTTGTTACTTCTAGTAAGAGTAGGCATGTGGGAAAGACTGGGTTTGTGGAGCAGAGGTCCTTTTGGAACTTGTTTCGGAGCTTCGACAAGCTCTGGATCATGTTGATTATGTTCCTCCAGGCTGCTATTATTGTTGCTTGGGAGGAGAGGGAGTATCCGTGGCAGGcgttggaggagaaggaagtgCAGGTCAAGGTTTTGACTGTGTTTTTCACTTGGGCTGGTTTGAGGTTTTTGCAGTCGTTGCTTGATGTGGGGATGCAGTATAGTCTGGTTTCGAGGGAGACTTTGGGGCTCGGCGTGAGGATGGTGTTGAAGAGCATAGTTGCTGCCGGGTGGATTGTGGTTTTTGGGGTGTTCTATGGGAGGATATGGACGCAGAGAATTCAGGATGGGAATTGGTCCACCCAGGCAAATAATCGGGTGGTGAATTTTCTTGCGGTGGCGGCAGTTTTCCTCCTACCTGAGCTTTTGGCTTTGGTCCTCTTTATTCTTCCTTGGGTTCGGAATTTTCTTGAGAACTCAAACTGGAAGATATTTTACATATTATCTTGGTGGTTTCAGAGCAAAACTTTTGTTGGCCGTGGCTTGAGAGAAGGCCTCGTGGACAATTTTAAGTACACTTTGTTCTGGATTTTCTTGCTTGCTACGAAGTTTTCTTTCAGTTACTTTATGCAGATTAAACCCCTGATTCGCCCGTCAAAAGAACTCATAAAACTTAAGAATGTGAACTATGAAATGTACCAGTTTTTCGGCAACAGCAACAAATTGGCAGTGGTATTGCTGTGGCTTCCAGTCGTTTTGATATATCTCATGGATTTGCAGCTGTTTTATTCGATTTACTCCTCTCTTGTGGGGGTAGGAGTGGGCTTGTTTGCACATTTGGGTGAGATACGAAATATCGGGCAACTGAGGCTGAGATTCCAGTTCTTTGCTAGTGCAATTCAGTTTAATCTCATGCCAGAAGAGCAACTGTTAAATGCAAGGGGGACTCTGAGGAGTAAGTTTAATGATGCCATCCACCGGTTGAAACTGAGGTATGGGCTTGGACGACCTTATAAGAAGCTTGAATCCAACCAGGTTGAGGCAACCAGGTTTGCGTTGATATGGAATGAGatcattttgatcttcagggAAGAAGATATAGTTTCTGACAGTGAGCTCGAGCTGTTAGAGCTGCCACAGAATTCTTGGAATGTCAGGGTTATCCGCTGgccttgttttcttctttgcaaTGAACTACTGCTGGCACTTAGTCAGGCCAAAGAGTTAGTAGATGCTCCCGATAAGTGGCTCTGGTATAAAATATGCAAGAACGAGTATAGGCGCTGCGCTGTTATAGAAGCTTATGATTGCGTCAAGCACTTGCTACTTGACATTGTCAAACGCAACACAGAAGAACATTCCATTATGACAGCCTTTTTTCAGGAAATTGATCACTCTCTTCAGATTGAGAAGTTCACCAAAACATTTAAAACAACGGCGCTTCCACAGCTCCATGCAAAGTTGATCAAACTTGTTGAGCTTCTGAAAAACCCCAAGCAAGATACGAACTGTGTGGTAAATACTCTGCAGGCCCTTTATGAGATTGCCATTCGAGATTTTTTCAAGGAGAAAAGAAGTACTGAACAGCTGATGGAGGATGGCTTGGCTCCTCATAATCAAGGCTCCTCTGCAGGGCTGCTTTTTGAAAATGCTGTTGAGTTGCCCGATCTTAATAATGTATTGTTCTATAGGCAGGTTAGGCGCTTGCACACAATACTCACCTCTCGGGACTCGATGCAGAATATCCCAGTTAACCTTGAGGCAAGACGCAGAATTGCCTTCTTCAGTAACTCCTTATTTATGAACATGCCCCATGCCCCTCAAGTTGAGAAAATGATGTCCTTCAGTGTGCTGACCCCGTACTACAGTGAAGAAGTAttgtacaacaaagaacaaCTACGTACAGAGAATGAAGATGGGATTTCTATCCTGTATTATTTACAGACAATTTACGTTGACGAGTGGAAAAACTTTATGGAGAGGATGCGCAGAGAAGGAATGGGCAGTGATGATGAAATTTGGTCAACTAAGTTGAGAGAACTCAGGCTCTGGGCATCTTACAGAGGCCAAACACTTACGAAGACCGTAAGGGGAATGATGTATTATTATCGGGCTCTTAAGATGTTGGCTTTTCTGGATTCTGCATCAGAGATGGACATTCGGGAAGGATCACAAGAACTTGGTTCCATGATGCGAGACATTGGCTTGGATGGCTTGACTTCTGAGAGGTCACCTTCTTCCCGGAGTTTAAGTAGAACAAACAGTTGTGTGAACTCGTTGTACAAGGGTCATGAGTATGGAACTGCTTTGATGAAATTTACATATGTGGTTGCATGCCAGATATACGGAACACAAAAAGCGAAAAAAGATCCCCATGCtgatgaaattttatatttGATGAAAACCAACGAAGCACTTCGAGTTGCTTATGTTGATGAGGTTTCAATTGGCAGGGAGGAGAAGGAGTACTATTCTGTTCTTGTGAAGTATGATCAGAAATTAGAGAAGGAGGTGGAAATCTACCGCATAAAGTTGCCTGGTCCGTTGAAGCTCGGAGAGGGAAAACCAGAGAATCAAAATCATGCCATTATCTTCACTCGTGGTGATGCAGTTCAGACGATTGATATGAACCAAGACAATTATTTTGAGGAGGCGCTCAAAATGCGGAATCTATTGGAAGAATACAAGCGCTATTATGGCATCCGGAAGCCTACTATCTTGGGAGTCAGGGAGCATATTTTTACTGGTTCTGTCTCATCACTTGCTTGGTTTATGTCAGCTCAGGAAACAAGCTTTGTCACCTTGGGACAACGGGTGCTCGCGAACCCTTTGAAAATTAGAATGCATTATGGTCATCCAGATGTGTTTGACCGATTTTGGTTCATGACTCGAGGTGGCCTCAGTAAAGCTTCCAGGGTCATTAACATCAGCGAAGACATTTTTGCAGGCTTTAATTGCACGTTGCGGGGTGGAAACGTCACACACCATGAATACATTCAAGTCGGCAAGGGAAGGGACGTTGGATTCAATCAAGTTTCCATGTTTGAGGCCAAAGTTGCTAGTGGGAATGGGGAGCAAGTTCTCAGCAGAGATGTCTATAGGTTGGGTCACAGGCTAGATTTCTTGCGGATGCTATCATTCTTTTATACTACAGTTGGATTCTTTTTTAATACAATGGTTGTTGTTCTTACTGTGTATGCATTTCTATGGGGCCGGCTTTATCTAGCTCTTAGTGGTCTTGAAGGTTCTATTTTAGAAAATGATTCTAGTAACAGAGCGCTCGCTACAGTCTTGAATCAGCAGTTCATTATCCAACTTGGTGTGTTTACTGCCCTTCCAATGATAGTGGAGAATTCCCTTGAGCATGGATTCCTTAATGCTATTTGGGATTTCTTGACAATGCAACTCCAGCTTTCATCAGTTTTCTACACATTCTCAATGGGAACTCGTACCCACTTTTTTGGGCGAACTATTCTTCATGGTGGTGCAAAGTATCGTGCAACTGGACGTGGCTTTGTTGTGCAGCACAAGAGTTTTGCAGAGAATTATAGGCTCTATGCTCGTAGTCATTTTGTGAAAGCAATTGAACTTGGGTTGATACTTATTGTTTATGCATCACATAGTCCTGTAGCTAAGGGCACTTTTATTTACATTGCCATGACCATCACGAGTTGGTTTCTGGTCATGTCATGGTTTATGGCCCCCTTCGTTTTCAATCCTTCTGGCTTTGATTGGTTGAAGACTGTAGATGACTTTGATGACTTCATGAACTGGATTTGGTATCGTGGCAGTGTGTTTGCAAAAGCTGAACAGAGTTGGGAAAGATGGTGGTATGAGGAGCAGGATCATCTAAGGACTACTGGCCTTTGGGGAAAGTTTGTAGAGATAATTTTAGACCTCCgcttcttctttttccaataTGGGGTTGTATACCAGCTTGGCATTGCTGCTGGAAGTACCAGTATTGCTGTTTACTTGTTGTCTTGGATCTATGTGTTTGTGGCTTTTGCCATTTTTGTGGTGATAGCATATGCTCGGGACAGATATGCTGCAAAAGATCACATTTACTATCGGATGGTGCAATTTCTTGTCATCAAACTTGCATTACTTGTTATTATTGCCCTGTTGGAATTCACCGAGTTCAAGTTCATAGATATTTTCACTAGTCTTCTGGCATTCATTCCAACTGGGTGGGGATTGTTATTGATAGCACAAGTATTTCGGCCCTGTCTACAGCGCACTATACTGTGGGCGGTGATTGTTTCTGTGGCTCGACTATATGATATTTTGTTTGGGGTGATTGTAATGACACCTGTGGCAGTATTATCATGGTTTCCTGGTTTTCAGTCTATGCAGACTAGGATATTGTTTAATGAAGCATTCAGCCGGGGCCTTCGTATATTCCAGATTGTTATGGGAAAAAATTCCAAATCAGATAAG aTTTGA
- the LOC103400601 gene encoding uncharacterized protein, with product MATGSSGRGNPVSQGFDFGSDDILCSYEDYGNQDSSNGNHSEPVMGNNPGKDFHKSRMSRQSMFSSPAYSQPEESLHQDVIATVEKSMKKYADNLMRFLEGISSRLSQLELYCYNLDKSIGEMRTDLGRDHGEADSKLKSLEKHLQEVHRSVQILRDKQELAETQKELAKLQLAQKGSGSSTHSQSNDERASPHTSDAQKADNPSETHNQQLALALPHQVAPQQQPVAAPTQPPPQNVTQQQSYYLPTQLQNPPPQAHPQNQYLPPDSQYRNPQVQEMPRVTPQPTQSQVNQTQVQSFPQYQQQLPQSQQVQFPQQPSMQPQMRPPPTNVYPYPPGQQTNPSPPESVPNSMPMQVPYSNIPQPGSGRSDPMPFGYGGAGRTMQQQPPPQQIKGAFGAQPGEGYGAAGPHPAFPPGSTYTVYDSEGGRTQYSAHYGYPPTSISHHMPQPTTAPNVMARNPQFPGNHPYNELIEKLVPMGFRSDHVVSVIQRMEEGGQPVDFNAVIDRLNAHPSGGPQRGWSG from the exons ATGGCGACTGGATCATCGGGTCGGGGCAACCCGGTGTCACAGGGATTCGATTTCGGGTCGGACGACATTCTCTGCTCCTACGAGGACTACGGCAACCAGGACTCCTCCAATGGCAACCACAGCGAACCAGTCATGGGGAATAATCCCGGGAAG GATTTTCATAAAAGTAGAATGTCGAGACAATCAATGTTCTCTTCTCCTGCCTATAGCCAGCCGGAAGAATCTCTTCACCAAGATGTAATTGCTACTGTTGAAAAGAGCATGAAAAAGTATGCCGACAATCTCATGCGCTTTCTTGAAGGAATTAGTTCACGGCTTTCGCAGCTGGAATTGTATTGCTACAATCTTGATAAGTCAATTGGTGAGATGCGAACTGATTTAGGTCGTGATCATGGAGAAGCAGATTCAAAGCTCAAGTCTCTTGAGAAACATCTTCAAGAA GTCCATAGGTCTGTCCAGATCCTAAGGGACAAGCAAGAACTTGCAGAGACTCAGAAAGAATTAGCTAAGCTTCAGCTTGCACAGAAAGGATCTGGATCATCAACCCATTCCCAATCCAATGATGAGAGAGCTTCACCACATACCTCTGATGCTCAAAAGGCTGACAACCCGTCTGAAACACATAACCAGCAATTAGCTCTAGCCCTGCCCCATCAAGTGGCGCCACAGCAGCAGCCTGTGGCAGCTCCCACGCAGCCCCCACCTCAGAATGTGACTCAGCAACAATCCTATTATTTACCAACCCAGCTACAAAATCCACCACCTCAGGCACATCCGCAGAATCAATATTTGCCTCCTGATTCTCAGTATCGAAACCCCCAAGTGCAAGAAATGCCAAGGGTGACACCACAGCCAACACAATCGCAAGTGAATCAGACACAAGTCCAGTCGTTCCCTCAGTATCAGCAGCAATTACCACAGAGTCAGCAGGTGCAATTTCCACAACAGCCCTCTATGCAACCCCAGATGAGGCCACCACCAACAAATGTCTACCCCTATCCTCCTGGTCAACAAACAAATCCATCTCCTCCAGAGTCTGTACCAAACAGCATGCCGATGCAAGTGCCATATTCCAACATTCCTCAACCAGGATCTGGTCGTTCTGATCCCATGCCTTTTGGATATGGTGGAGCTGGTCGAACAATGCAACAGCAGCCTCCACCTCAGCAAATCAAGGGGGCTTTTGGAGCTCAACCTGGTGAGGGATATGGTGCTGCTGGCCCTCACCCTGCATTTCCTCCAGGGAGTACATATACGGTCTATGACAGTGAAGGGGGTAGAACTCAATATTCTGCCCATTATGGATATCCTCCTACGAGTATCTCTCACCATATGCCACAGCCAACAACAGCTCCAAATGTTATGGCTCGGAATCCACAATTCCCGGGCAACCACCCTTACAATGAGTTGATTGAGAAATTGGTTCCCATGGGGTTCAGGAGTGATCACGTTGTGAGTGTGATTCAGAGGATGGAAGAAGGTGGTCAACCCGTTGATTTTAATGCAGTGATTGACAGGTTGAATGCACATCCATCTGGGGGTCCCCAGAGAGGATGGTCAGGGTAA